Genomic window (Zingiber officinale cultivar Zhangliang chromosome 2B, Zo_v1.1, whole genome shotgun sequence):
GAAGCGAAGAATATTCACAATGCTAACATTTAAATTTTACTTTATATGCACCTCCTTCCTTTATGTGACTAATCCAAGTGTCTACTTCTCACTCACAGTTTCaatatgaaaacctccttctcagaGACCAAGAAGCCTTGGACAATCTCGAACACaagaaatataataagaaaacaaGAACACAAATACAAGATACAATTGATAACAACTTTAGGATTTAGAATGAGAACCTTGTGTTGTTTGCTCTTGCTTTGGATTATTTTTTGGTAGATGGAAAACTCTCAAGAATCGGCGTTCGCTTTCTCTTCACGAAACCTCCTTTTCTAGGGTTTCTTTCGAATTGGAAAAGCATCTCCTAATCAATTAGCCTTATCtctaatcgattgtcacgtcagctcGACTATTCAAAACCTATAGAACGGCTCTTTTTTACCTGTCTAATCgattaatgagtcataccattcGATTATCAGTTTTAATTGATTAACTCAATCAAATCTAAAGCTTTCTATTCTTCGTGAAAatactccaatcgattggcctaaatccaatccattgatcgatcaaTTTCCACCCTCATTGTGCTCTCGTGGAAaaactctcaatcgattgccttAATATACCTCTGAATCGGTTAAGCTAATTGATTTAAAAGCCTACTGTGCTTTGCGAAAaatctctcaatcgattggtcaatcaattgtcTAATTCTAAACTTCGAACCCAAGTTTAGAATTCCTTTGTCCAATCCTAAAGTCATCCGTGACTCGTTGGGACTTCCCGTTGTCTAGaatccgatcagccttgatctataaggcttcttcaccaagtgtccggtcctccttgactcacttggatttttccttgccaacttcccgttggacttccgatcaccaagtgtccagtcaactttTGATTAACTTAGACTTCCTCATCAAGTATTTGGTTATCCttaacctacttggattttcctctAACTAACCTTCCCGTTTGACTTCGGATcactaagtgtccagtcaacgtttgatccacttggactttctcaccAAATATCCCGTCCTCTATGATAAACttggattttttttctcttaccAACCTTTCCGTTAGGCTTTCCTTGCTTGATCTCTAGTTAGAACTAGTCACTTAGTGAACTTCTCACCCTTGTCtagcctctagttaggactttccttacctaaactccaattaggactagccactcggtagacttctcacctttgtctaacctctagttaggacttccccttgcctaacctcagttaggaatTTCCGTTATCTAACATCCAGTTAGAGCTTTTCCTTGTATAACCTTAGTTAGAGTTTTTTCAATTAAGTATTCGGTCCTCCCTTAAAATCACTTGACTTTTCActcacatattatcaaacatcaaaactcaaactcgaATCAatccaagcttagtcaaccttaaTCTAAGGATAATTGTATCAACACACACCCCTACTCGGCTCACTCGATTTCTTCGGATTGATCTACCCCGACACTAGAAATTGGCTCGGTCAACTCCTTCACCTCAACTCTGCTTATCTGACAAGCCAACGCCACTTAGTTAATCTCCATTGATCTGATGCTCTGCTCATACCCCTTTGGTCCCACCAAATTGACACACTGTGTCTGACCCTCTGCATAACTAGGATTACAACAATCTTGTTTGGCTTAGCTCTGCCTAGCCGACAGGCTGGCACCTATAAGTACCCTAAGGTtagttttaatgtggtcaacaaggttaagttaggtcttacgattttaatgtcttgtgtctgagtgtATAGCGACTTAGGAACATAAAAAAATTGAGGGGAAGACACAACTAGTGAGAATGATGGCACGGGAAGCGAGTCGAGAAACTCGATGCATCCAAAGGACGAGGTGCTGTCGAAGAGTACACCTACCGACAAGAAAGAAacactcggtgcatctgagggacaagaagctaggAAGGAAGCCTGCTTAAGGAGAAGATCGaaattaggtttgggtgagctcaactttagATGATCGAagcatcacccaagcaaacgagATCAAAGAAAATCAACTTAAAGGTTGACCTTGAAAACCTTAGATGCCTCACTTATATTGAGAGCGCCTTGGGTGCCAGAGTTGGAGTTGTCCAACAAAGGCgcaaaggcgcctccaaggtgtcTGAGACACCTCAAATGAAGACGCCTCGAACTAGTCAGAATTGTTGGTCGACCGTTGGGACGTGGAGAAAATTTTATTcacgttggaggcaccttggatggctTTAGAGATACCTCCAAGCAACGATAACTTTTTTTaggaaattataaaaaaatccgCTGAAGTTAGGAATTAATCAACAACAACTGTATTCATTTTCCTAGTCATTTCTGAGCTTGTCAAAATGTGTAAGACGCTACTTCGCCTTCATTGAAGGAGTTTTTGCTAGTAGAGCTTTTTtattatcttggattaacaactatccCGATTGTAATCAAGTATATCTTTTTGCCTCTTATTTTTTGTTAAGttgttatttttatatttattatatgtCTTTGCTAATATTGTGTCCTTGTTAATATCAAAtagcaagaaaattttctaacttcttTTCAGGACTATTAACCCCGTCCTCTAGTCGACCTACTTGGACCTATAGCGCCATCCCGTTCGACTCCTTCAACTGTACCTATCTAACAAGCCAACGCCACTCGACTAAACTCCACCGACCCGATGCTTTGCTCATCTCCCTTCATTATTGCCAATCTGTCACACTAAGCTTGACTCTTTGCATAACTAGGAGTTTAGGATTTTTGCAATCTCATTCGGCCAGCGCTATTCAGCTTGTTTCCGCTGACCCAACACATTGCCCTATAGCTCAACTCTTTCTGACCCAACACTCAAGCCTCTCTAACTCAATTTTGATAATTTAACGTCCTACAACCTAATATGTTCAAGTCCCTCGGTTCCACAGGCCAATAACATATGATGCATCATGTGGAATGTCAAAGCTTGTGAAACATCATGGTGCACATGGCGTATAATAACTCGTGCAACATGGTCTTCTACAATACAAAATGCGGGTGGCATGACCTTAGATAAGATATGACACTTTCCTTATCGGAATATGACAAATGTCCCATAATCAATTAATACCGGGAAGAAAGAGGTGTCTGATAGTTGTGATATACGAGGCGTCCGCTCCAACGGACAAAAGTAAGCTTATGAATACACACATCCATCCATCTACACTATTCTTCTTCTCCCTTTTCTTCGCCGGAAGTCTAATTTGAACGTCGGAGTAGCTAAGATAGATACCTTTGGCCTCCATTATATTCTACCCTCACTCTCTTTCTAGCCGCTCAATTGGTTCTCCTCTCTTCGTAAGACGACTTCCATTTAGAACCTAATACAATGCTACTTGATGCCTGATGCAGCTTCCTCTGTTCTTAACATAATAAAGCCACCACTTTTGTATGAAAAGTTCCACCAATTATACCTTAATGAAAGTGTTATCGAATGATTAGAATCAATGAGTTGACTTTGTTTTCATCTCAAACTTTTATTCAGTTATTATTAAATTGCGTCCAAATAGTTCATGATGCTAAAAGTTTTTTAGTTTTTTATctgttaaattaaacttaaatgacGCAATTATAAAAAATACTTCTCAATATACGCaggcaaaataaaatttaaaaattctctttatttttatttgtgtcccattttaaaaaatattaaatctgtTAAAAATACATTTGACTAAAACTATTCTAATACGTTAAAATTTTCAGATGATtatattcaaattattttaatattaattaaaattattctaagtttaaaaaaatatttaatttaattaaaactagTCAAATACTTTTATAACtgttttgaaaatatatatatataagttgttTGACTAAAATAATGTAGAATAATTTTTAGATAAAGTTGGTAATTAGAATTTTAGAGATATAAAATGACTTTTtaatatagtttttaaaaatagaatGTCCTTTATTGATATGGCGGGAAATAGTAGGCACCAGCATAGTAATGTTGAATGGAAAGTCAGGTAGAGTCAAATTGAGATCACATCAGGTCAAATCAAATTCGGATTAAGTCAAATCGAGCTCAGTTCAGGTTAAATCAAGCACAGGTCAAGTCAAATTGAAATCAAGTCAAGTTGGCCCTGCTAGAAGAGCTCAAGTCCAGTCCATCCGAATCACGTCCGAGTTTGACATGCCCCAAATTGAAATTCTGATTTGAAACCGTGATTATTGAAGCATCGATCACCGACCCTCTTACTTCTCTTGAATCTTTCCAATCCTCTTCGGAAAGATCTCCGTGGAAATAAACATTTGAAGACTGACCTATCGAGAGGGTTGACCTATCGGGAAGTCGACTTGTTCAAAACCGACATATCATAAATCAACTCAATAGCAGCCGACCTGACAAAGGTTCAAGCCGATAGAAGCACGACTTGTATCCGGCCAATTAAAAATACTCGGCCATGATTACTTTGCCAAGTCATCCTAGTCTTTGAGCTCGGACCAAATCAATAATATTAATAGAGGATATTTTTTGTGAAATcccaaataaataaaatgaatattTCTGAGTGCGTATAAATTATTCTCTAATACGTGAATTAAAGAAAAGGCCGTCTTCCTTTAAAACTAATCAGGCGAcccaaattactttaaaaaaatatatatccttTTGTTACTAGTACAAAGAACAAACACAAGGAATAAAACGAAGTACCTATTGAATTTGATAAATTATCCAGTAAAAGGAAATCGAACATTTGTCCTCCCGATCGTAATTTTAGCTCATCGATCCAACTAGTCAATTCTCCTCCAAATTGTGCACAATATTATTTATTGAAGCAGATATGGAAAAAAAAGGCATAAAAGTAGATTCGTTATTTTAACAATCTCTTTAATATCGACCCCATGAATAGTGATAAATCCAAACAAAAAAGAAAGAGGGCGCTCAAAAAAGGAAATTGGAACTTGTCTTCCTTCTCGCTGCCCTTGGGACTGCAGTATACTGATGAAATTTTTCGGGAGCAAGGGGGTGCTCAAGCACACTCCCGCTCTCCCCTAGATCCGTCACTGTCCACGGATATGGAGAGAGGTACAGGTACACAAATCATAGCGCATGGTAAGATAAATCACAGGTCGTCAATTCTTGAGAATCAATCTCTAACTATTATGTCAGAGATATCATACGTCCAACGTCTACGCTACGTCCTGAGGACAAAAGGAGGGCATAAAAGCAATAGTGATGCACGGACAAGGAGAATCTGGGCGATTTTCTGCTCTGCTTTATCTTTAACTGCAAGCTTCACTgacataaattaaatatttagagtACAACCAAAAAATAAGTGGAATGTAGAACTTTGGTATTGGTATTTAAGGGTTTAGAGAGGTTTGAGAAAGAGAGGAGCAGAGTCTTGGCATTTGGGGTTCTACTGTTTAGTGTTTAGGGTTTGAGATAAAGAGGAGCAGAGTATTGGGATTTGGGGTTTTAGGGTTACTGGAAAAACAGCTGTTTTTCTTAGGGGTGATTGCTCTGTTTGGAGCTGACCTGATGCATGGTCCGTGTCGAGAGGCAGGCATCTTGCTGGGACatcaaaataatttaacttatgAGAAcattttgattgatgattgatacGTTGATTCACATAAAacagtaataaaaaaaattaatcattattatcttcttaataaaaaataaaaaatttaatcattatttatcttcttaataaaaaatatatgctTGTATTTTAGAACAAactataataattaaatatagaaaatatctctcttgatcatagtttgtagaatcgcgatcctatgcaggatcgatttagggtcaggatcggatcggtcaggatcggatcgtagaatcgtacgatcctaccaaaaacccttaaaattttatcatacatgattaataattagaaaaaatacctaaaaaactcatttacatataaataaataactaattttgtatatatatgtaattatttacactcaacacatcaaattacattactacatgtacaaatttaaattaacttgtaattcaactatcattctcgcatagtaataatatttatattttcatatcataaaatgaaagaatataaaatatctattaacacaatagtaataacacatacaatgtcaaaaatatttccttgttttataagataattcaatttaaatatCAACAAAGCAtctaacgtatataacagaagctattgaatcctttgattcaaatatgaatgtcggaaataatcttctaaagactgattgatgtcacacaatactagacaataggcatccaaaaacttattattttgagaaaaataaatgacagaatattattaataaaaaactaactcaaaaataaataaatatatatttaaataatttaaaactctaataagatgaaaacaagataatggttaaggataaactttgaaatttattaaagaccTCTGGACGAGCtataatttgatatattataggcctcatggttcaatccgagtcaaaagttatgacctctcaaagcttccaccgattCTGCTCCGATTCTACCGATCCTGCTCCGATCCTACTGCGATCCTACTGCAAAAACGATTCTGCACGATCAtggatcgattttgggtttctgaatcgtaggatcgtacgatcctacgatccggatcgcgattttgcaaactatgctCTTGATAAATATACGGACCTTAGCCCATGGATGATACCTTAGCCCGTGGAATCGTCCGTACATGACTTAATGCGCTTGAAATTAATTCAGGTACCCATGTGTATGTGTGAATTGGTCCAAGCACCTTGACTCcttcaataattttttaattttttttaggatatattatatgtatttaggatttaaaattttaagatttaagagTTGAGTTATAATAAGTTTGAGTTAATAAGATTTTTTCTCTAGTATTCAGGTTTCCTTTTTGGATTATAATGTtacagattaaaaattttagatgctcatgggatatattatatatatttaagattttaaaatttaaggattgtgttataataaatttaagctaataaaattttcctctaatgtatatatatttaaaatatttttttttaaaaaaaattatatatataaagtaaTAGTTATGAAAATGAATTgtaaaatatttgtaaataatgttcagaaataaaatttatgaataatattaattaataaaattcttattaatataattaaaaaataaaaacttttaaaataaataaataaacatgtaCTGTCAAGTTTAAtcagataaatttaaaatttaaaaattttcgagCAATTAATGAACTAGCTCGATAACttctaaattaatcaaatttaaactcgtaaaaaaatcttaattaagtTTGAACGAGTATCGACGGtttgatttattttaactttaacttaatttaactcaattaacttatcaaataaatttaaacatcaTAAAACTTAACTCATTTGCCATCCTACTCCTCCCTAAAAGAAAATATTAGTTTTAGAAACGCAGCTTTACATTTAACAGGCAATAGGAAAAGAGAAGAATGCTCTtcttaatttagttttttttattaaaaaaaatagatattcaatttttactatttttaaagttgactaatttaattttataaaaatttctcattgACCATCTTATAAAAAGCGCAATGATTCAATGTCATAAGTTTTTAACTTCCCAAGTAGAATGTCTTTGGTGAAATTTAAACTTTTATCGTCTAAAAAATTCATCTCATCTCTTAGTATTACATCATAGACATgttatattataataaaaatgaTTATATTCATTCTAAATGTCCTTCTTAATCTATCATTAATCTATcgttatgtaaaaaaaatataaactataatattaatttataattgaTCACATCAAATAATTAGAATATTGATGATTTTTCTTTATCAAAAATATACTTCCACCGTCCATCGAACTCATGTACCGTTATAGTAAATCTGAGTAGAAGAGACAACTTCACATGCTTAAAATTAGCCGCAGCGGCAGAATGATGGGCGATGGGCCCACACCGCACTGCATTTCCGTAAACGCCAACGGAGGTCTCAACCGTTTGTTCGGCGTCTTATGTCGGGGCTCGTGGTCGTTTGTTCCACCTTTACGACCCTTCTAGCAGCTGCCAGACCGCTCGGCCCTTTATCCCGGCATCTTCTGTTCTGTTGGTAACGCGACTCCTTGATTGACCCGGTCCGGTCCGGTCCGGTGGTTAAAAGGGCCTTCCAGTAAAATTGGGTGGAGCCCATTTCTTCGAAGAGGACAATGATTAAGCCCATCCGTGGCCCATCCACGATGCGCCTTTCGAATCGCTTCTTCTAACGGATCCAGAAACTCTTCTTCCCCAATCGCCTCCGCAACTGACGCCGGTGCGGTGGAGTTACCCCTCCTCCGTTTTCTTCAACAGCTTTAAATTACCTCCCATTCTGTCTTCTGCTCCCCCACTCGGCCTTGCCCGCTGCCTCAGCCGCTCTCATGGCGGAGGATCGTGCTATAGCTCACGGCCTGCGTTTTATGCTTTTTCTACTTGCGCTCTCGACTGGGCCAGCGGCGTGCCGTCACCACCCGCGGCGGAGCACCGGATCAAAAGAAACCGCCACTCTCGACGTCTCCGCCGGTCTCACCCGAGCCCTCCACGCTGTCTCCTTCGTGCCCTCCGCCGGTTTTTTTCCAACCCGTAacatcgccgccgccgccgccgccgcggcGGAGGCAGCTATCTCCCTCCCTCTCCATTCCCGTGATTTCCTTCCTTTCTCTGATGGCCAACGCCACCCCGACTACAAAGAACTCACACTCGCTCGCCTCCGCCGAGACGCCGCCCGCGTCCGTGCCGTCAACGCCCGCGCGGCCTTTGCTGTCGGTGGCGTCGCTGCGGCCGATCTGAAGCCCGTTGCGGAAGAGAAGTTTCTGGAGAGCaccgcggcggcggcggcgattgAAGGACCCATCGTCTCCGGAACCAGCATGGGTAGCGGCGAGTACTTCTCTCGGGTGGGCGTCGGTAGTCCGGCGAGGCCGATGTACATGGTCCTCGACACCGGGAGCGACGTCAGTTGGATCCAGTGCGTCCCCTGCGCCGATTGCTACCAGCAGTCCGACCCCGTGTATGACCCCTCCGCCTCCACCTCCTCCGCCCCTCTTTCCTGCGGTTCGTCGCAATGCCGCGCCCTCGACATCTCCGCCTGCCGGAACTCCTCTTCCTCTCCAACCGGCGATGGAAGTTGTCTGTACCAGGTTAACTACGGCGATGGTTCGTACACTGTCGGGGACTTCATCACCGAGACGCTGACCCTAGGGGGCTCGGACCCGG
Coding sequences:
- the LOC122047519 gene encoding protein ASPARTIC PROTEASE IN GUARD CELL 1-like isoform X2, which gives rise to MAEDRAIAHGLRFMLFLLALSTGPAACRHHPRRSTGSKETAAAAAAEAAISLPLHSRDFLPFSDGQRHPDYKELTLARLRRDAARVRAVNARAAFAVGGVAAADLKPVAEEKFLESTAAAAAIEGPIVSGTSMGSGEYFSRVGVGSPARPMYMVLDTGSDVSWIQCVPCADCYQQSDPVYDPSASTSSAPLSCGSSQCRALDISACRNSSSSPTGDGSCLYQVNYGDGSYTVGDFITETLTLGGSDPVSGVAVGCGHDNEGLFVGAAGLLALGGGLLSFPSQMSARSFSYCLVDRDSPASSTLDLITAAAAAPSNGSTSVTAPLLRNPRVKTFYYIGLNGISVGGQMLSIPTSTFAMDDRGAGGVIVDSGTAVTRLQSSAYQALRDAFRAGTSSLPPTSGFSLFDTCYDLSSRTTVEVPTVSFHFPGGRNLRLPAKNYLIPIDGAGTYCLAFAPTTAPLSIIGNVQQQGTRVSFDLDNSLVAFTPNNC
- the LOC122047519 gene encoding protein ASPARTIC PROTEASE IN GUARD CELL 1-like isoform X1; translation: MAEDRAIAHGLRFMLFLLALSTGPAACRHHPRRSTGSKETATLDVSAGLTRALHAVSFVPSAGFFPTRNIAAAAAAAAEAAISLPLHSRDFLPFSDGQRHPDYKELTLARLRRDAARVRAVNARAAFAVGGVAAADLKPVAEEKFLESTAAAAAIEGPIVSGTSMGSGEYFSRVGVGSPARPMYMVLDTGSDVSWIQCVPCADCYQQSDPVYDPSASTSSAPLSCGSSQCRALDISACRNSSSSPTGDGSCLYQVNYGDGSYTVGDFITETLTLGGSDPVSGVAVGCGHDNEGLFVGAAGLLALGGGLLSFPSQMSARSFSYCLVDRDSPASSTLDLITAAAAAPSNGSTSVTAPLLRNPRVKTFYYIGLNGISVGGQMLSIPTSTFAMDDRGAGGVIVDSGTAVTRLQSSAYQALRDAFRAGTSSLPPTSGFSLFDTCYDLSSRTTVEVPTVSFHFPGGRNLRLPAKNYLIPIDGAGTYCLAFAPTTAPLSIIGNVQQQGTRVSFDLDNSLVAFTPNNC